In one Juglans regia cultivar Chandler chromosome 11, Walnut 2.0, whole genome shotgun sequence genomic region, the following are encoded:
- the LOC109018279 gene encoding uncharacterized protein LOC109018279, which translates to MHSKKMIDKANMAVAHWWHFPIIDETIRKARKIVKFIYNHALVLALMRRDFTKGRDFCRPTIIRNIKKGIDVLDPINLENIDLMDWASFEEPLDSLNVENNDNVSLDVDDGGDVGKNILINISNVNPYL; encoded by the exons ATGCATTCGAAGAAGATGATTGACAAAGCAAACATGGCTGTAGCACACTGGTG GCATTTTCCTATTATTGATGAAACTATAAGAAAGGCAAGGAAGATAGTGAAGTTCATCTATAACCATGCTTTGGTTTTGGCATTGATGAGAAGAGATTTCACCAAAGGTCGTGATTTCTGTCGTCCTACAATCATAAG AAACATAAAAAAGGGAATAGATGTTTTGGATCCAATCAACCTTGAAAACATTGACTTGATGGATTGGGCAAGTTTTGAGGAGCCATTGGACTCACTAAATGTAGAAAACAATGATAATGTTAGTCTTGATGTTGATGATGGTGGTGACGTTggcaaaaatattttgattaacattTCGAATGTCAATCCTTATTTATGA